From the genome of Psychrobacter sp. M13:
TAATCTGTACAATACGACCGCTACTCATTGCGTTCTCCTTTAACTTCTATATATATAGGGGTTTCATATCTCATAAAGAGGATCAATTATGAAACAGCAGCAGCACCGCCAACGATTTCCGAGATCTCTCGGGTAATCGCCGCTTGACGCAGCTTGTTATAAACCAGTTGTAAATCGTTGATTAAGTCGCCAGCATTATCGGTTGCCGCTTTCATTGCAACCATACGTGATGACTGCTCTGAAGCAATGTTTTCCATAACCGCTTGATAGACGATCGATTCGATATAGCGCCCAAGCAATTCATCAATCAAAGTTTTGACATCAGGCTCGTAGATATAATCCCAGCTCAGTTCGGTTTTTATACCGCTCTCTTCGCCGTTTAAAGCATTCTCTGGTAATGGTACCAGCTGATTAACTGTAGGCTTTTGAGTCATCGCATTGATGAATTGGTTATAAACCACATAGATACGGTCTATATTGCCTTTATTGTAATCATCAAGCATTGCTTGCACGGGCGAGTTAATCTGCTCAAAGGTTGGCTTATCGCCATAATCAGTCACAGCTGAAGTAACTTTACCACCAAAGCTCTTAAAAAAGCTGACGCCTTTAGAACCAATAACGGCAAACTCAGCGTCTACGGACTGGTCTTGATACTGTTGAATATTTTTTGATAAAGCTTTGAATAAGTTAATATTCAAACCACCCGCTAGACCTCGATCTGAGGTGATAACAATATAGCCCACTTTATTAACTGGGCGCGTTACCATATACGGATGCTTATAGTCTGATGAGGCATGCACCAAATGCGAGATAACCCGGCGCATACTATCGGCATACGGGCGACCCACACTCATGCGCTCTTGAGCTCGGCGCATCTTACTCGCCGCTACCA
Proteins encoded in this window:
- the atpG gene encoding F0F1 ATP synthase subunit gamma, which translates into the protein MASLKEIRAKVTSIKSTQKITRAMQMVAASKMRRAQERMSVGRPYADSMRRVISHLVHASSDYKHPYMVTRPVNKVGYIVITSDRGLAGGLNINLFKALSKNIQQYQDQSVDAEFAVIGSKGVSFFKSFGGKVTSAVTDYGDKPTFEQINSPVQAMLDDYNKGNIDRIYVVYNQFINAMTQKPTVNQLVPLPENALNGEESGIKTELSWDYIYEPDVKTLIDELLGRYIESIVYQAVMENIASEQSSRMVAMKAATDNAGDLINDLQLVYNKLRQAAITREISEIVGGAAAVS